From Chryseobacterium joostei, the proteins below share one genomic window:
- the trmD gene encoding tRNA (guanosine(37)-N1)-methyltransferase TrmD, with amino-acid sequence MRIDIISVLPELMESPFHTSILKRAMDKGLAEVHFHHLRDWAINKHRQIDDEPYGGGAGMVMMIEPIDKCISELKSQREYDEVIYLTPDGVTLNQKIANSLSIKNNLIFLCGHYKGIDQRVRDLHITKEISIGDYVLTGGELAACVLADSIIRLLPGVLNDEQSALTDSFQDDLLSPPIYTRPESYKGLEVPKILLSGNLGKIEEWRHDEAVRITKEKRPDLL; translated from the coding sequence ATGAGAATTGACATAATAAGCGTACTTCCAGAATTGATGGAAAGTCCGTTTCATACCTCTATTTTGAAAAGAGCAATGGATAAAGGACTGGCGGAAGTGCATTTTCATCATCTAAGAGACTGGGCAATCAATAAGCATAGGCAAATTGATGATGAACCTTACGGAGGCGGCGCAGGAATGGTGATGATGATAGAGCCAATAGACAAATGTATTTCAGAGCTTAAATCCCAAAGAGAATATGATGAGGTTATATATCTGACTCCTGATGGAGTAACCCTGAATCAAAAAATAGCCAATTCTCTTTCTATTAAAAATAATCTGATTTTTCTTTGTGGACATTATAAAGGAATTGATCAAAGAGTTAGAGACCTGCATATTACAAAGGAAATTTCAATTGGAGACTACGTTCTTACAGGAGGTGAGTTAGCCGCCTGTGTGCTTGCTGATTCTATTATAAGATTGCTTCCCGGAGTTTTAAATGATGAACAAAGTGCATTAACAGACAGTTTTCAGGATGATCTTCTGTCTCCTCCTATTTATACAAGACCTGAAAGTTATAAGGGATTGGAGGTTCCTAAAATTTTGTTAAGTGGAAATCTTGGTAAAATTGAAGAATGGCGCCATGATGAAGCGGTAAGGATTACAAAGGAAAAACGTCCTGATCTGCTTTAA
- a CDS encoding NAD(P)/FAD-dependent oxidoreductase, which translates to METREKIIIIGGGFAGLQLAKTLNNKNKKVIVLDRMNHHMFQPLFYQVASGRIEPSNISFPFRKIFQQSRNTQFRMTDVREIDTANNKVITDEAEFTYDKLIIATGCKTNFFGNKELEGKAFGMKNTQEAISIRNHVLMTFEKLIIEKSRSDDGNWNIVIVGSGPTGVELAGAFAEMKKDILPRDYPYMNFDHLKIILVSSTEKPLAVMSSEAQEKSEKYLKDLGVTFMSGEIVTDYDGEKVHLKSGKEIPSNNVIWAAGVTGNVIDGFSEDKLVRNRYIVDRYNKIKGYDNIYAIGDIAYMETPKYPQGHPQVANVAINQAKNLGKNLLKKTSGEWNEYEYDDKGSLATIGKHRAVVDLPFIKFQGFLAWYFWMFLHLMLILSVRNKLAIFFNWMWSYINKDSSLRLIIIPSKKNGTLQ; encoded by the coding sequence ATGGAAACACGCGAAAAAATCATCATTATAGGAGGAGGATTTGCGGGGCTGCAGCTTGCAAAAACATTAAATAATAAGAACAAAAAGGTTATTGTTCTAGACAGGATGAACCATCATATGTTTCAGCCGCTTTTTTATCAGGTAGCCTCCGGGAGGATAGAACCCTCCAATATTTCTTTCCCTTTTCGAAAGATTTTTCAGCAATCCAGAAACACTCAGTTCCGAATGACAGATGTCAGGGAAATTGATACTGCAAACAATAAGGTGATTACCGATGAGGCAGAATTCACCTATGATAAACTGATTATTGCAACAGGCTGTAAAACTAATTTCTTCGGTAACAAAGAACTTGAGGGAAAAGCTTTCGGGATGAAAAATACGCAGGAAGCAATCAGCATCAGAAATCATGTTTTGATGACCTTTGAAAAACTGATTATTGAAAAGAGCAGAAGCGATGATGGAAACTGGAATATCGTTATTGTAGGAAGTGGTCCAACAGGGGTAGAGCTTGCGGGAGCATTTGCTGAGATGAAAAAAGATATCCTTCCGAGAGATTATCCTTACATGAACTTTGATCATTTAAAGATTATTCTGGTAAGTTCCACAGAAAAGCCACTTGCAGTAATGAGTAGTGAAGCTCAGGAAAAATCGGAAAAGTATCTTAAGGATCTTGGCGTAACTTTCATGAGCGGAGAAATTGTTACAGATTATGACGGAGAAAAAGTGCATCTGAAGAGTGGCAAAGAAATACCATCTAATAATGTTATTTGGGCAGCAGGTGTTACAGGAAATGTAATAGATGGCTTTTCGGAAGATAAATTAGTTCGAAACAGATATATAGTAGATCGATACAATAAAATAAAAGGCTACGACAACATTTACGCAATTGGTGATATAGCTTATATGGAGACACCAAAATATCCACAAGGCCACCCCCAGGTTGCTAATGTAGCTATTAATCAAGCAAAGAATCTGGGCAAAAATCTTTTAAAGAAAACCTCAGGAGAATGGAACGAATATGAATATGATGACAAGGGCTCGCTGGCCACTATTGGAAAGCATAGAGCAGTTGTAGATTTACCATTCATTAAATTTCAAGGATTTTTAGCATGGTATTTCTGGATGTTTCTCCATTTAATGCTAATTTTGAGCGTTCGAAATAAGCTGGCCATATTCTTTAACTGGATGTGGAGCTATATCAACAAAGATTCTTCTTTAAGATTAATTATTATACCTAGTAAGAAAAACGGAACATTACAATGA
- a CDS encoding glycoside hydrolase family 25 protein, translated as MTPRKYTKKTAKQIHKTRRKNYFFRRWVILAILIVALIGTGFYLKQSVSYYYALYFNKFTHKKLHNSEKEASRIQRILANNLDKTYGFDVSHYQNREDIKWDSLSIGNKTIPLEFVVMRATMGNRSADKHFDEFWEMAKKHNLIRGAYHFYRADEDPVIQANNFLANVKLESGDLPPILDIEKIPKRKTNKKLIEDLKVWCKIVEETYGEKPIIYTYYHYYKDFLKGEFEGYPLWLANYNDVPTPSPNDQWDFWQFTENGIVHGINTKVDLDIYNGNSWSLKRLTLD; from the coding sequence ATGACACCAAGAAAGTACACCAAAAAAACTGCCAAACAGATTCATAAGACCCGTCGAAAGAATTATTTTTTCCGTCGATGGGTGATATTAGCAATCTTAATAGTTGCTTTAATTGGAACTGGCTTTTACCTCAAACAATCCGTAAGTTATTACTACGCCTTGTACTTCAATAAATTTACTCATAAAAAACTTCATAACAGCGAAAAGGAAGCTTCAAGGATTCAAAGAATTTTAGCAAATAATCTTGATAAAACCTATGGCTTTGATGTTTCTCATTATCAAAACAGAGAAGACATCAAATGGGACAGCCTAAGCATTGGAAATAAAACAATTCCGTTGGAGTTTGTGGTAATGCGTGCAACAATGGGAAACCGTAGTGCTGATAAGCATTTTGATGAATTCTGGGAAATGGCCAAGAAGCACAATCTCATTCGTGGAGCTTATCATTTTTATAGAGCGGATGAGGATCCTGTGATTCAGGCCAACAATTTTTTAGCTAATGTAAAATTGGAAAGTGGAGATCTCCCACCTATTTTGGACATTGAAAAAATCCCAAAACGTAAAACCAATAAAAAATTGATTGAGGACTTAAAGGTATGGTGTAAAATTGTAGAGGAAACGTATGGTGAGAAACCCATTATTTATACTTACTATCATTATTACAAAGATTTTCTGAAAGGAGAATTTGAGGGCTATCCACTATGGTTGGCCAACTATAACGACGTCCCTACTCCGTCTCCTAATGATCAGTGGGATTTTTGGCAATTTACTGAAAACGGAATTGTTCATGGGATCAATACCAAGGTTGATCTTGATATTTACAATGGAAATTCCTGGTCTTTAAAAAGACTGACGTTGGATTGA